The Bubalus bubalis isolate 160015118507 breed Murrah chromosome 16, NDDB_SH_1, whole genome shotgun sequence genome window below encodes:
- the LOC102403773 gene encoding olfactory marker protein, protein MAEDEPKPSPLSMPLVLDRDLTKQMRLRVESLTQRGQKRQDGEKLLRPSESVYRIDFIQQHRLQFERWDVVLDQPGKVTITGTSQNWTPDLTNLMTRQLLDPAAIFWRKEDSEAMDWNEADALEFGERLSDLAKIRKVMYFLITFSEGLEPANLKASVVFNQL, encoded by the coding sequence ATGGCAGAGGACGAGCCGAAGCCTTCGCCGCTCAGCATGCCCTTAGTCCTGGACCGGGACCTGACCAAGCAGATGCGGCTGCGCGTGGAGAGCCTGACGCAGCGCGGGCAGAAGCGCCAGGATGGCGAGAAGCTGCTGCGGCCGTCCGAGTCCGTGTACCGCATTGATTTCATCCAGCAGCACAGGCTGCAGTTTGAGCGCTGGGACGTCGTGCTCGACCAGCCGGGCAAGGTCACCATCACGGGCACCTCCCAGAACTGGACGCCCGACCTCACCAACCTCATGACGCGGCAGCTGCTCGACCCCGCGGCTATCTTCTGGCGCAAGGAGGACTCGGAGGCCATGGACTGGAATGAGGCCGACGCCCTGGAGTTCGGGGAGCGCCTGTCCGACCTGGCCAAGATCCGAAAGGTCATGTACTTCCTCATCACCTTCAGCGAGGGCCTCGAGCCCGCCAACCTCAAGGCTTCCGTGGTCTTTAACCAGCTTTGA